A region of Culicoides brevitarsis isolate CSIRO-B50_1 chromosome 1, AGI_CSIRO_Cbre_v1, whole genome shotgun sequence DNA encodes the following proteins:
- the LOC134827147 gene encoding uncharacterized protein LOC134827147, whose protein sequence is MNSKLLITICVAFLAQNAYAGIVKRDTAASGPPAAPDFNALFADLFQQAQQQVATLSSKFLEAAGIENKDQLLSTVQTKTEMYATKVGEFVKTIQDTLASQQGAVNEKVQGLTTTLQNAVKKLQEQNPDLVKATQQYKESVGQQFQGIVAETQKLATALQGQAGGVSEQLNTAVKGIVQETANTATQLVEKVDMAIKQKHDFPEEQKS, encoded by the exons ATGAATTCAAAGTTGTTGATTACGATCTGTGTTGCGTTCCTTGCGCAG aaCGCTTATGCTGGCATCGTTAAGCGTGACACAGCTGCGTCAGGGCCACCAGCTGCTCCGGACTTCAATGCTCTCTTCGCTGACCTTTTCCAACAGGCGCAACAACAAGTCGCCACTTTGTCCTCGAAATTCCTCGAAGCTGCTGGTATTGAGAACAAAGATCAATTGTTGAGTACTGTGCAGACAAAAACGGAAATGTATGCCACAAAGGTCGGAGAGTTCGTTAAAACCATCCAAGATACGTTGGCCAGCCAACAAGGTGCTGTCAATGAGAAAGTTCAAGGCTTGACAACTACTTTACAAAATGCCGTCAAGAAGTTGCAAGAACAAAATCCGGATTTGGTTAAAGCTACACAACAATacaag gaaTCTGTTGGCCAACAATTCCAAGGCATCGTCGCTGAAACCCAAAAACTCGCAACTGCCTTGCAAGGACAAGCTGGCGGCGTCTCGGAACAACTCAACACTGCCGTAAAGGGCATTGTGCAAGAAACTGCCAATACCGCCACCCAACTCGTGGAAAAAGTTGACATGGCGATCAAGCAAAAGCACGACTTCCCCGAAGAACAAAAAAGCTAA